A region from the Jaculus jaculus isolate mJacJac1 chromosome 18, mJacJac1.mat.Y.cur, whole genome shotgun sequence genome encodes:
- the Fam170b gene encoding protein FAM170B — protein MKPHLRDHSREESPVSGTPLNVTSPEPTEESLGIFWPGESREEAGGEPGPALGKEDDSYLAAQTRRMLHWSSSPSSSKSASEHQSYCRYCCVYRPDAQDAPPQSVCALYTHVQTVQGVAVAWETESGFQPVTMKPRIREAEFIKRERQKGSSFEMASNTDLRWELETSKQLDPEPEDPEPQGQPDCYLQELRSPPDWLVTPSHGLRCVACCRVFPTLGALLDHAQHGIRDGFSCQIFFEEMLERRKAQKQEQDQEPVEEEEIPSDSSECSRPLDKALPTQQQQRQQQ, from the exons ATGAAACCCCACCTCAGGGACCACAGTAGAGAAGAGTCTCCAGTCAGTGGGACCCCCCTGAACGTGACCAGCCCCGAGCCCACAGAAGAGAGCCTGGGAATCTTCTGGCCAGGTGAGTCAAGAGAAGAGGCTGGAGGTGAGCCAGGGCCAGCCCTTGGGAAGGAG GACGACAGCTACTTGGCAGCCCAGACCCGCAGGATGCTCCACTGGAGCAGCTCGCCGTCCTCGTCCAAGTCCGCGTCGGAGCACCAATCTTACTGCCGCTATTGCTGCGTCTACAGGCCCGACGCGCAGGACGCCCCTCCGCAGAGCGTGTGCGCCCTGTACACCCACGTGCAGACGGTGCAGGGCGTGGCGGTGGCCTGGGAGACAGAGTCTGGCTTCCAGCCCGTCACCATGAAGCCCCGCATTCGAGAAGCTGAGTTCATCAAGAGAGAGCGGCAGAAAGGCTCCTCCTTCGAGATGGCCTCCAACACGGACCTGCGCTGGGAGCTGGAAACCAGCAAGCAGCTGGACCCGGAGCCCGAGGACCCCGAGCCACAGGGCCAGCCTGACTGCTACCTGCAGGAGCTGCGCTCGCCACCCGACTGGCTGGTCACCCCCAGCCATGGCCTGCGCTGTGTGGCGTGCTGCAGGGTCTTCCCCACGCTGGGGGCGCTGCTGGACCACGCCCAACACGGCATCCGAGATGGATTCAGCTGCCAGATATTCTTTGAGGAGATGTTGGAGAGGAGGAAGGCCCAGAAACAAGAGCAGGACCAAGAgccagtggaggaggaagagatccCTTCAGACAGTAGTGAGTGCTCGAGGCCCCTAGACAAGGCGCTTcccacccagcagcagcagcggcagcagcagtag